The following proteins are encoded in a genomic region of Nakaseomyces glabratus chromosome J, complete sequence:
- the THO2 gene encoding Tho2p (CAGL0J05654g~Ortholog(s) have DNA binding, mRNA binding activity), whose protein sequence is MTNVLGRLKRLSGQVNDNYFTTRTILTDEFASSWNSKREELIDNYKKLDNDSERKEWLRSFFMDVIRLLKLSEDNNSLQIDTLSELIKLVYNATPSFKQTIGEVFAAVVNTYCPKSVIDKVLRLITLTPILRTEVYKYSWLSTKLMTNDQKILTKHLLKKNRYEIKKYNLIYENPIGFTQITSLLNVLVLDPYAHQKIPYFVSQLYQIMGKYSLDPLRTLDVMITFFAEHVTLHYKLILDFLKCTNYWPRDTQLANPDNIMSLNHGGNKTAAKLITVRLNSFFQSAVEGKSISSFEDNYLNLSCLLIKEGFVNFSNIWSNLSPLSEEFKSTLDDYMKKLELESTKGLDNPLAMASALTNEDDEADNKELDNKDSDTTMTGTEEEDKELEEAQKRNFEAAVLNHGKLKLLIKLLAHGTYAPTLWAISEFPEISHLDTDIPILFSKLFEIQIENLYESMSFRWRNTPAIISGLKKLENGLLSSKPRLYETIYSDDTNECVELNTKRKFYYQDWSSGLPRIADINELVDVCHQYFKYFDVSLGCNSSLIIKLCRIVSAKLRGTEVDGTDQSQTLELAINYTRKFLLPIVGVMSENSTLGSEIFNLLKEFPLEKRYFMYNEMLTKTSQDNLLVKIGFNKAEREAKSILKSLSTDNIETGSRKFARLLSSNPLATLLPTIKQIENYDKVSELIIFTTKFLNQFGYDVLQYILLLRLTYSRPIMQDDGINQSMWVQRLAVFIAGLVKSCPQMDISELITYIIKQLHVGSSIAITIMKELISTVAGIRDLNHVSRERLILINSSRPLQKYGHKLIFDVRNENKSLGMKLMTLFQNQDAVSEIIVLLYNLNLNINQQDLHYKILSSKCDEMNTLLWSYIELVKYSNTHDNFPKYVYPFERLINEFHISTPWAFHIWRDYFKEEDEISGDLSNFSSYEKIDFPELSASNFDRSFFLTFWRLSLLHVQFDKNLYNTRKKEIESEIVPGLTNRQKNQKVGEKKEIMSSCITHEHIFIKTKKYLCENSSSWGNSLDLDNQHIFIKFCIVPRILFSPSDALFTSRFLIETFGNELLFSLMDTFIKSRMMHALIFCSTISEAANLGIFFADLFEYLEKARISGKLTDDLTATLYNWHDVLVEESIILLKERNYMSIRNGIEFLRNVSDIFPVVDIHIKLCCQALRDILEAETREDIKLPTNALLGHLNSKLKSSIRKSEYCQLTEDEKLLEEKYNEELNEIKDYETSLENEKKQAELRAKIEENKQKRLEAEKQKAELQKQQQVESSRETRVSEAKLKQKGQSHTWRLTKLFRVMDDVCYFISRNELNRAINLVEDDSEVWNIKHAIKNKGSLGSFRNNIFEIFGRYFKSLILYPQNSDFQVRMDELKAATKYLDRKSNDVEPEKSSRYGGSVKVPPGASAKSEDLRGRSTTPSGPASDKNKQSSNQFRQAPGRNTYNNDRQHSGHSYKTGKDDKEKTPQQRSQLQFPDRPTQGRNDHQIAGQKRGYQSQQKDSHDDHASKRFRKEDSSRMSYTDRNNRSFNQNLASRFGGPTNKNSNASSDHKPTALPQGPKGSSGSRYQR, encoded by the coding sequence ATGACTAATGTTCTGGGACGTTTAAAGCGTCTTTCTGGACAGGTTAACGACAACTACTTCACCACCAGAACTATTTTGACCGATGAATTTGCATCCAGTTGGAATAGCAAAAGGGAGGAATTGATTGataattacaaaaaattgGATAACGATTCTGAGAGGAAAGAATGGCTGCGATCTTTTTTCATGGATGTTATTAGATTGTTGAAACTGTCTGAAGATAACAATTCTCTACAAATTGATACTTTATCTGAACTCATCAAACTGGTATATAATGCCACTCCGTCTTTTAAGCAAACTATAGGTGAAGTGTTTGCTGCAGTGGTAAATACATATTGTCCGAAGTCGGTAATTGACAAAGTTTTGAGGTTGATTACTTTAACGCCAATTCTTCGCACTgaagtatataaatacaGCTGGTTGTCGACAAAGTTAATGACCAACGACCAAAAGATACTAACAAAACACctactaaaaaaaaataggtatgaaatcaaaaaatataacttgATATATGAAAATCCAATTGGTTTTACGCAAATAACATCGCTATTAAATGTACTGGTCCTAGATCCTTATGCACATCAAAAAATTCCATACTTCGTTTCACAGCTATATCAGATAATGGGAAAATACTCATTGGACCCATTGAGAACCCTAGATGTAATGATAACGTTTTTTGCAGAGCATGTAACTCTTCATTATAAACTAATACTCGATTTTCTGAAATGTACAAACTACTGGCCAAGGGATACTCAACTTGCCAATCCTGATAACATCATGAGTTTAAACCACGGTGGTAACAAAACAGCTGCCAAATTGATTACTGTAAGGTTgaattctttctttcaatcGGCGGTTGAAGGAAAATCTATTTCTTCGTTCGAGGACAATTATCTTAACCTCAGTTGCTTACTCATAAAAGAAGGATTtgtaaatttttcaaatatatggAGTAATTTAAGTCCATTAAGTGAAGAGTTCAAGAGCACCTTAGATgattatatgaaaaaacTTGAGTTGGAGTCTACAAAAGGGTTAGATAATCCGTTAGCTATGGCTTCTGCTTTGACCAACGAGGATGACGAGGCTGATAACAAAGAATTAGACAACAAAGATTCTGATACAACTATGACAGgtacagaagaagaagataagGAACTTGAGGAAGCACAGAAACGAAATTTTGAAGCGGCTGTATTGAATCACGGCAAACTCAAGCTTCTTATAAAACTTTTAGCTCATGGAACTTATGCACCAACTTTATGGGCCATTAGTGAGTTTCCAGAAATTTCTCATTTAGATACAGATATTCCAATCTTGTTTTCAAAGCTATTCGAAATACAAATAGAGAACCTCTATGAGAGCATGTCGTTCAGGTGGCGTAATACTCCTGCCATAATCTCAGGACTAAAAAAGCTGGAAAATGGCCTCTTGTCTTCTAAGCCAAGATTATATGAAACAATATACTCAGATGATACCAACGAGTGTGTAGAGCTGAATACTAAGAGAAAATTCTACTATCAAGATTGGTCATCTGGCTTACCAAGAATAGCTGACATCAATGAATTGGTAGATGTGTGTCACCAGTATTTCAAGTACTTTGATGTCTCATTAGGATGCAATAGCAGCTTAATAATAAAGCTTTGTCGGATTGTATCTGCAAAGTTAAGAGGAACCGAAGTTGATGGGACTGATCAATCTCAGACACTCGAATTAGCTATAAATTATACCCgtaaatttcttttgccTATTGTAGGTGTGATGAGCGAAAATTCCACTCTTGGGAGTGAGATATTTAATCTTTTGAAGGAATTTCCATTGGAAAAAAGGTACTTCATGTACAATGAAATGTTAACTAAGACATCGCAGGATAATCTTCTCGTAAAGATCGGATTTAATAAAGCTGAAAGGGAAGCTAAGTCAATTCTGAAATCTTTGAGTACAGATAATATTGAAACTGGTTCCAGGAAATTTGCAAGACTTTTATCATCAAATCCACTTGCAACTTTGCTCCCCACGATAAAGCAAATTGAAAACTACGACAAAGTTAGTGAATTGATAATCTTTACAACAAAGTTCTTAAATCAATTTGGATACGATGttcttcaatatattctaCTTCTTCGTTTAACATATTCTAGGCCCATTATGCAAGATGATGGTATAAATCAGTCTATGTGGGTTCAGAGATTGGCAGTATTTATTGCTGGGTTAGTCAAAAGTTGTCCTCAAATGGATATCTCGGAGCTTATCACTTATATAATCAAACAATTGCATGTTGGAAGTTCTATTGCAATCACAATTATGAAAGAGTTAATTTCGACTGTTGCAGGTATACGTGATTTGAATCATGTTAGCAGAGAACGTCTAATCTTGATCAACTCAAGTAGAcctcttcaaaaatatggTCATAAGCTTATATTTGATGttagaaatgaaaataaatcatTGGGTATGAAACTTATGACTTTATTCCAAAATCAAGATGCTGTTTCTGAAATTATTGTTTTGCTATACAATCtcaatttgaatattaatCAACAAGATCTGCATTACAAAATTCTCTCCTCCaaatgcgatgagatgaaTACGTTATTATGGTCTTACATAGAGCTTGTAAAATACAGTAATACTCATGACAACTTTCCAAAATATGTTTACCCTTTCGAAAGACTGATTAATGAGTTTCACATTTCCACACCATGGGCATTCCATATCTGGAGAGATTATTTTAAGGAAGAGGATGAAATATCTGGGGATCTATCAAATTTTAGTAGCTATGAAAAAATAGATTTCCCAGAACTTTCAGCATCGAACTTTGACAGAAGCTTCTTTCTGACATTTTGGAGACTATCTCTTTTACATGTTCAATTTGATAAGAATCTTTATAATACCAGAAAaaaggaaattgaaagtgAAATAGTTCCAGGATTGACTAAcagacaaaaaaatcaaaaagtAGGtgagaagaaggaaataATGTCAAGTTGTATTACTCATGAACATATCTTtatcaaaaccaaaaaatatttatgtGAAAATTCATCTAGCTGGGGTAATAGCTTGGACTTAGATAACCAGcacattttcattaaattctGTATTGTGCCtagaattttattttctccTTCGGATGCCTTATTCACCTCAAGATTTTTGATAGAAACTTTTGGTaatgaattattattttcccTCATGGACACCTTTATCAAATCAAGAATGATGCATGctttgatattttgttcTACTATTTCGGAGGCTGCTAACTTaggtatattttttgctgatttgtttgaatatttggaaAAAGCCAGAATATCTGGGAAATTGACAGACGATCTAACAGCTACCCTTTATAATTGGCATGACGTTCTTGTAGAAGAATCAATTATACTgttgaaagaaagaaactaTATGTCTATTCGTAATGGAATTGAATTTCTTCGTAACGTTTCTGATATATTCCCTGTTGTTGACATTCATATCAAGTTATGCTGTCAGGCATTAAGAGACATATTAGAAGCTGAAACTAGAGAGGACATCAAACTTCCTACAAATGCTCTTTTAGGTCACTTAAACTCCAAATTAAAATCGTCGATTAGAAAGAGTGAATATTGTCAATTaacagaagatgaaaagcTTCTGGAAGAGAAATATAATGAGGAGCTGAATGAAATTAAGGATTATGAAACTAGCCTAgaaaatgagaaaaaaCAAGCTGAATTGAGGgcaaaaatagaagaaaataaacaaaagagATTGGAGGCTGAGAAGCAGAAAGCAGAGTTGCAAAAACAACAGCAGGTTGAATCTTCCAGAGAAACAAGAGTGTCAGAAGcaaaactaaaacaaaaagGTCAATCCCACACTTGGAGATTAACCAAACTGTTTAGAGTTATGGATGATGTTTGCTACTtcatttcaagaaatgaaTTGAACAGAGCTATTAATCttgttgaagatgattCTGAAGTGTGGAATATTAAGCATGCTATCAAGAATAAAGGCTCTCTAGGAAGCTTTAGGAATaacatctttgaaatttttggaCGCTATTTCAAATCGCTTATTTTGTATCCACAAAATAGTGATTTCCAGGTAAGAATGGACGAATTGAAGGCGGCAACCAAATATTTGGATCGTAAATCCAATGATGTTGAACCCGAGAAGAGCAGCAGATACGGGGGCTCTGTAAAGGTTCCTCCTGGTGCATCAGCAAAGTCAGAGGACCTGAGAGGACGCTCAACTACACCCAGTGGGCCAGCATCAGATAAGAACAAACAAAGTTCTAATCAGTTCAGACAAGCACCTGGTAGAAATACCTACAATAATGATAGACAACATAGTGGTCATAGCTACAAAACTGGCAAGgatgataaagaaaagactCCCCAGCAACGGTCTCAACTTCAATTCCCTGACCGTCCGACTCAAGGAAGAAATGATCATCAGATTGCTGGTCAGAAAAGAGGATACCAATCTCAACAAAAAGACAGTCATGATGACCATGCTAGCAAACGGTTCAGAAAGGAGGACTCCTCACGCATGTCTTACACAGACAGAAATAATCGCTCATTTAATCAGAATTTGGCTTCAAGATTCGGGGGTCccacaaataaaaacagcAATGCCTCTAGTGATCACAAGCCAACAGCATTGCCTCAAGGCCCCAAGGGATCAAGTGGCAGCAGATACCAACGTTAA
- the INN1 gene encoding Inn1p (CAGL0J05676g~Ortholog(s) have enzyme regulator activity, role in chromosome organization, division septum assembly and HICS complex, cellular bud neck contractile ring localization) — MSEEVWDGNQGTLSVYVSKAKDLPNLDKLDKQDVLLRLRIAHMTRESDTIIRAGQTPIFKYYEKFEITPELRPLMYVEIYSDRRKKAPILIGRCEVDLLNGIRADPKEGYCTWYELKKPNNDFAGTVFIELTFKPTYPTFRRDGESYNSRNQDKSMAARPIPPLPDDMSQFENEPESFRPNHYNSHFSSSSSSRTQSRFGGSESDYLHASAVRQVTPAIVDDNHHRVAQRFATSDNYGNENGPANFMSSVGTSSTVTTQDSSTTTITNNSDTKFHFANLRKLKEKINIFKNPNNSEEPETKNSNVDIEALQKAIGINNDAQSDDVSSTESFHERYQASRDISKSSSRGHNDALFKYSGGQNNEPPLPPLPKSPSRSPTRDRSPHRTPHSHHYHQHQEMVSPKLPPLPTSRNNSTSPTRRRPPPI, encoded by the coding sequence ATGAGTGAAGAAGTTTGGGATGGAAATCAAGGGACTTTGTCCGTTTATGTTAGTAAAGCCAAGGACTTACCTAATCTAGATAAACTGGATAAGCAGGATGTGCTTTTGAGATTGAGAATCGCTCATATGACTCGTGAGAGCGATACCATAATTAGGGCAGGTCAAACGCcaattttcaaatactACGAGAAATTCGAAATCACACCAGAGTTAAGACCCTTGATGTATGTTGAGATTTATTCGGATAGGAGGAAAAAAGCACCCATTCTTATAGGAAGATGTGAGGTTGATCTTTTGAATGGTATTCGTGCAGATCCCAAGGAAGGCTACTGTACCTGGTACGAATTGAAGAAGCCAAATAACGACTTTGCTGGAACTGTGTTTATCGAATTGACTTTTAAGCCTACGTACCCCACATTCAGGAGAGATGGGGAGTCTTATaattcaagaaatcagGACAAATCCATGGCCGCAAGACCTATACCTCCATTACCAGATGACATGAGccaatttgaaaatgaacCAGAATCATTCAGGCCGAACCACTATAATTCCCATTTTTCATCTTCGAGTAGTTCAAGAACTCAATCCAGATTTGGGGGAAGTGAAAGCGATTATTTGCATGCCTCGGCGGTACGACAAGTCACACCAGCGATAGTAGATGACAATCACCATCGTGTAGCTCAACGGTTTGCTACGTCTGATAATTATGGAAACGAAAACGGACCAGCGAACTTCATGTCTTCTGTTGGAACTAGCTCCACAGTAACTACGCAAGATTCGAGTACAACTACTATAACAAATAACTCGGATACTAAGTTTCACTTTGCTAATTTGAGGaaactgaaagaaaagattaaTATCTTTAAGAATCCTAACAATTCTGAAGAGccagaaacaaaaaactcAAATGTTGATATAGAAGCGCTACAAAAGGCGATAGGTATAAATAACGACGCTCAATCAGATGATGTTAGCTCAACGGAATCATTTCATGAACGTTACCAAGCATCAAGagatatttcaaaatcGAGCAGTAGAGGGCATAATGATGCTCTTTTTAAATACTCGGGTGGGCAGAATAATGAACCTCCACTACCACCTTTACCAAAAAGTCCGTCAAGATCTCCTACAAGAGACAGGAGCCCTCATCGTACTCCTCATAGCCATCACTATCATCAACATCAGGAAATGGTATCACCTAAATTACCTCCATTACCTACAAGTAGAAACAACTCAACTTCTCCAACAAGAAGGAGACCGCCACCTATTTAA
- the RPC31 gene encoding DNA-directed RNA polymerase III subunit C31 (CAGL0J05698g~Ortholog(s) have RNA polymerase III activity, role in tRNA transcription from RNA polymerase III promoter, transcription initiation from RNA polymerase III promoter and DNA-directed RNA polymerase III complex localization) codes for MSGRRGAGSGGGARSLPFGLGYQDIGPNNIAEFPSLSLPVNGNVSSRDRSIALKYINFNAALRESPFFTGTLEAAEEGDNKNKKKGKRELVNNEGPSDGIARYSDKYLKKRKLGVSIDEHPFHLELFPKDLYAVMGINKKKLMTLSKFNNEDDIFTGSEQDEALGLSMLEKYKELAEEVDEEDENKKEEDGTEEPVDDEFDDEDDDDDYNAEKYFSGGDDDDIGEDDYGDEPAF; via the coding sequence ATGAGTGGAAGGCGAGGTGCAGGAAGTGGTGGCGGTGCTAGATCATTGCCGTTTGGTCTCGGGTATCAGGATATTGGACCAAACAACATTGCTGAATTTCCGAGCTTATCATTACCTGTTAATGGCAATGTGAGTAGCAGAGATCGTTCCATTGCGTTAAAGtatattaatttcaatGCTGCGCTTAGGGAAAGTCCATTTTTCACAGGCACATTGGAGGCGGCTGAAGAAGGGGACaataagaacaagaagaaaggtaAACGTGAGCTTGTTAACAATGAAGGGCCATCAGATGGGATAGCGAGATACTCTGACAaatacttgaagaaaaggaaactTGGTGTTTCGATTGATGAGCATCCGTTTCATTTGGAGCTGTTCCCGAAGGACCTATATGCTGTCATGGGtattaataaaaagaagCTCATGACGTTATCAAAATTCAATAATGAGGATGACATATTTACAGGATCTGAACAAGATGAAGCTCTAGGTTTATCGATGCTGGAGAAATACAAGGAACTCGCTGAAGAAGTTGACGAAGAGGACGAGAACAAGAAGGAAGAGGATGGTACTGAAGAACCGGtagatgatgaatttgatgatgaagacgacGATGACGATTACAACGCCGAGAAATACTtcagtggtggtgacgatgatgatatCGGTGAAGATGATTATGGTGATGAGCCTGCATTTTGA
- the PGA2 gene encoding Pga2p (CAGL0J05720g~Ortholog(s) have role in protein transport and endoplasmic reticulum, nuclear envelope localization): MERISKIFENSIDNILSIEPRKALRIVIIVGAYMLFRNLVTRDQNRRQLARQVRQEEERKKEEREKTLLERPEDFEVETIAKSSTTEYGWGKKTRQRVKRQQEVLERAVDDLKRHEQLKLSGTGYDSDEEIEELLED; the protein is encoded by the coding sequence atGGAGAGAATATCCAAAATTTTTGAGAATTCAATTGACAACATTCTTAGTATCGAGCCCAGAAAGGCTCTTAGGATTGTTATAATTGTTGGTGCATACATGCTGTTCAGGAACCTGGTAACAAGGGATCAGAACCGCAGACAATTGGCTAGACAAGTGCgtcaagaagaagagagaaagaaagaggaaaGAGAGAAGACTTTGTTAGAACGCCCAGAAGATTTTGAAGTCGAAACCATTGCCAAATCATCCACTACTGAGTACGGCTGGGGTAAGAAGACAAGGCAACGTGTGAAGAGGCAGcaagaagttcttgaaagagCAGTGGATGACTTGAAGAGACATGAACAGCTAAAACTTTCAGGTACTGGTTACGATAGCGACGAAGAGATTGAAGAGCTTCTAGAGGACTAG
- the ALF1 gene encoding Alf1p (CAGL0J05742g~Ortholog(s) have alpha-tubulin binding, microtubule binding activity, role in cytoplasmic microtubule organization, post-chaperonin tubulin folding pathway and cytosol, nucleus localization): MTSDKKIPVTVRLFNGQEPTKMYSDSITVSELREQIYAFSGVDPQDMKLYVAFNRTPMGRASSDERQWDLEVTKETNGDQRILEGHSSCYIIVQDTNKDSLIYQLMKQDEQDEGPLFEYSQKDYENRDNTVLRWKQQEQLGRFDSEYNANMAKDLEQQELKASQLQLGERCTVKGVSERRGWLRYVGPVEGLTGLWCGVEFDKAEGKNNGVFKEHTYFGPVSDNHGGFVRPQQVETGTQYAPFETSGSDSDEI; this comes from the coding sequence ATGACCAGTGACAAGAAAATCCCAGTAACTGTGAGGCTTTTCAATGGCCAAGAGCCCACAAAGATGTACTCTGACAGTATTACCGTGTCCGAGCTCCGTGAGCAGATCTATGCATTTAGTGGAGTTGATCCGCAGGATATGAAACTCTATGTAGCTTTTAACAGAACGCCAATGGGTCGCGCTAGCTCAGATGAGAGACAATGGGATCTGGAAGTCACTAAGGAAACCAACGGTGATCAACGTATACTAGAAGGCCATTCCAGTTGTTATATAATAGTCCAGGATACAAACAAGGACTCGttaatatatcaattgaTGAAGCAAGATGAACAAGATGAAGGTCCCCTGTTTGAATACAGCCAAAAGGATTACGAGAACCGTGATAACACAGTTCTTAGATGGAAACAGCAAGAACAGTTGGGCAGATTTGATTCTGAGTACAATGCAAATATGGCCAAAGACCTAGAACAACAAGAGCTCAAGGCGTCTCAGTTACAATTGGGTGAGAGATGCACGGTTAAGGGTGTCTCTGAGAGACGCGGCTGGCTCAGATACGTTGGTCCTGTCGAGGGGTTAACTGGATTATGGTGTGGTGTGGAATTCGATAAGGCTGAGGGTAAAAACAACGGTGTTTTCAAAGAACACACATATTTTGGGCCTGTTAGTGACAACCACGGTGGATTTGTGAGACCACAACAGGTGGAAACAGGAACACAATATGCTCCTTTCGAAACCTCGGGTTCGGACTCCGATGAGATATAA
- the LSM7 gene encoding Sm-like protein LSM7 (CAGL0J05764g~Ortholog(s) have RNA binding, poly(U) RNA binding activity and role in mRNA splicing, via spliceosome, maturation of SSU-rRNA, nuclear-transcribed mRNA catabolic process) — protein sequence MSEQNTQQAEQNNNNRGQQKKKFEAPKREAIVDLGKYKDSKVSVKLMGGRIVTGILKGYDQLMNLVLEETEETLKPEVETGATQQVTRQLGLTVIRGTILISLSPLDGSEVLYIQTN from the exons ATGAGCGAACAG AATACTCAACAAGCGGAACAgaataacaacaacagagggcagcaaaagaagaagtttgAAGCTCCAAAGAGAGAGGCCATTGTAGATCTAGGTAAATATAAAGACAGCAAGGTTTCAGTCAAACTGATGGGTGGTAGAATAGTGACAGGCATTCTAAAGGGTTACGATCAGTTGATGAATCTCGTGcttgaagaaacagaagagaCATTGAAACCAGAAGTCGAAACAGGTGCTACCCAGCAAGTTACAAGGCAATTGGGTCTAACTGTCATAAGAGGAACTATTTTAATATCCTTGAGCCCACTGGATGGCTCTGAGGTGCTTTACATTCAAACTAACTAA
- a CDS encoding uncharacterized protein (CAGL0J05786g~Ortholog(s) have cytosol, nucleus localization), whose amino-acid sequence MGTANKRSLKEILDSEYVENSDDEVQHGDSDHDVSDNEEAPLDPSICEECRDMKFEIICKDCQENFCVICYEMIHRGGKRRKHEFTKVSIDNPGEATETTLQQLPADSSEQKELQDTINNYDGSEIPAQKQESVEDTNSIDNKLMSILFETSHYIPMRLTYEERHLLRLLEAALQVSEYTDRVDILSNKSKSRRIVEQLKEICSVLSGLVVASNMKLGQKLLDMKNFSDNAKWFQDIFEIGRRYKIMNPERMRDTYGKLCYMVMDSRLPQICEHMEFHLYKPILTVQSFLTTKTEDNGKAMGIFKDKLILAATSHISPVGRTRNQINRSIKQKETAIETLASKYSSKHYSKEDIRQALYSIGDYNAYVNMNRKPVLRMLSRLEIFRQPEVAAKYNIGIQYGRNGARLTHDHERQWHYVQQSLTLWSIIQREMVKLWYIADLDLFDGSNYRLASTGHGLNRIKPCPRIYKEMHRIIGECRSKTEAWVGSSVVHLGDDAVPNALFFLDKYTQVPSILIPFDQTLIQINDLVKNDEYLLDYIKKEYGSVEDLKMTILQDAFAHMFDGSGADNFYMSGSCIDGRLTSAWNHCNEISKKKYYNIFLLTSFTGFNGSEGF is encoded by the coding sequence ATGGGGACCGCGAATAAAAGATCACTAAAGGAAATATTGGACTCTGAGTACGTTGAGAATAGCGATGACGAAGTACAGCATGGTGATAGCGATCACGATGTGTCTGACAATGAGGAAGCACCACTTGATCCCAGTATTTGTGAAGAATGTAGGGATATGAAGTTTGAGATCATATGTAAAGATTGTCAAGAGAACTTTTGTGTGATCTGCTATGAAATGATTCACAGAGGTGgtaaaagaagaaagcatGAATTCACTAAAGTTTCAATAGATAACCCGGGTGAGGCCACTGAAACAACACTACAACAATTACCTGCTGACAGTAGTGAACAGAAAGAATTACAAGATACGATAAATAATTATGATGGTTCAGAGATACCGGCTCAGAAACAGGAATCTGTTGAAGATACCAATTCTATTGACAACAAATTGATGTCCATTCTTTTTGAAACGTCTCATTACATACCTATGAGATTAACATATGAAGAAAGACATTTGCTAAGGCTGTTGGAAGCAGCTTTGCAAGTCTCCGAATATACAGATAGAGTCGATATTTTGTCAAACAAATCGAAATCAAGACGTATAGTagaacaattgaaagaaatatgtTCTGTGCTTTCAGGCTTGGTAGTGGCTTCCAACATGAAATTGGGTCAGAAGCTATTGGATATGAAAAACTTTTCTGACAATGCTAAATGGTTCCAGgatatctttgaaatcgGAAGAAGATACAAAATCATGAACCCCGAACGTATGCGTGACACATACGGTAAGTTATGCTACATGGTTATGGATTCCAGATTACCTCAAATTTGTGAACATATGGAATTTCACTTATACAAACCTATCTTAACAGTTCAGTCATTCTTAACAACTAAGACGGAAGATAATGGTAAAGCAATGGGAATTTTCAAAGATAAATTGATCCTAGCGGCTACTAGCCATATTTCTCCTGTCGGTAGAACAAGGAATCAAATAAATAGAAGTattaaacaaaaagaaactgcTATTGAAACTCTAGCATCAAAGTACAGCAGCAAACACTACTCAAAGGAAGACATCAGACAGGCTTTGTACTCTATTGGAGATTACAACGCATATGTGAATATGAACAGAAAGCCTGTGTTGAGAATGTTATCGAGATTAGAAATATTCCGCCAACCAGAAGTGGCTGCAAAGTATAACATTGGTATTCAGTATGGTCGCAATGGTGCCAGATTAACACACGATCATGAGAGACAATGGCACTACGTACAACAGTCTCTAACACTTTGGTCTATTATTCAAAGGGAGATGGTAAAGTTATGGTATATTGCTGACCTCGATCTATTTGATGGATCTAACTATAGACTGGCTTCAACAGGACATGGCCTAAATCGGATTAAACCTTGTCCTAGAATCTACAAAGAAATGCACAGGATTATTGGGGAGTGTAGATCTAAAACAGAAGCTTGGGTGGGGTCATCTGTTGTCCATTTAGGAGATGATGCTGTTCCTAATGCCCTGTTCTTCCTGGACAAGTACACTCAAGTACCAAGCATTCTAATTCCATTCGATCAAACATTAATCCAAATAAATGACCTTGTTAAAAATGATGAGTACTTACTGGATTATATTAAAAAGGAATATGGTTCTGTTGAGGATTTGAAAATGACTATCTTACAGGATGCATTTGCTCATATGTTTGATGGATCAGGAGCAGACAACTTTTACATGAGTGGATCTTGCATTGACGGTAGATTAACTTCAGCATGGAACCACTGTAACGAAATCtccaagaagaagtatTATAACATCTTCTTATTGACATCATTTACAGGATTTAATGGTTCTGAAGGGTTTTGA